A window of Roseimicrobium gellanilyticum genomic DNA:
CGGATTGCATGAGGCGCCGCATGCGGACTGGTGGCAGAGCATCCATGAAGATCCCGCCGAGTCCCTGTACTGGGAGCGCGCCTTCCACACTGCGCAGCGGGGCGAGGTCGACACGTGGGACTATCAATGGACCTATGCCTGCTGGCAGCACGGTGGTCTCACCGCGTTACCCAATGTGAATCTCGTGGCGAACATCGGCTTTGGCGGTGAAGCCACACACACCATGGATGCCACGCACCAATGGTCCGAACGCAAGACCGGCACCCTGGAAAGCCTGCGCGCGCCTGCTGCGGTGGCACGTGATGTGGACGCGGATCTCTATACCTTCACCCATCATCACTGCCCCGCCGGCAGCGAAGCCGAGCGCATCCTGTGGGAAGCGCTCATCAAACAGCAACGCCGCGAGAACAAAGACCTGCGCCGCAAGGTGGTGGAGATGGAAAAGCAGAACGCTTCCATCGCGAAGGAACTGAAGTGGGCCGTGGCGAACAAGTGGAAGGCAGCACGACGATTGCTTTCCGGCCGGTGGCCGGAGGTGTGAGAACGTAGGGTCACACTGGAGTAGCAACTCTGCGGTGTGCGGCAACTCATTGCA
This region includes:
- a CDS encoding glycosyltransferase family 2 protein, with protein sequence MIPSPPPLEVPVLLLVFRRLDTLRRVVDALRAVRPTRVYIAADGPKAGDTATAAKCAEVRQYLAEAIDWPCAVKTLYRDHNLGCGAAVSGGISWFFQHEVEGIILEDDTLPAPDFFPYCAGLLARHRDDKRVMCISGDNFQDGQWRGEGDYYFSKHPHCWGWASWRRAWELNTNAFPGLHEAPHADWWQSIHEDPAESLYWERAFHTAQRGEVDTWDYQWTYACWQHGGLTALPNVNLVANIGFGGEATHTMDATHQWSERKTGTLESLRAPAAVARDVDADLYTFTHHHCPAGSEAERILWEALIKQQRRENKDLRRKVVEMEKQNASIAKELKWAVANKWKAARRLLSGRWPEV